The Anopheles moucheti chromosome 3, idAnoMoucSN_F20_07, whole genome shotgun sequence genome contains the following window.
GATAAAACATCATCCGCTCTCTAGTGGTGTTATTAGACGATAAAACTTGTATTcttttactattattattaaaaacgtaaagataataaaatagttagctgATGATTTCCTGCTCTTGGGGTGCTACAAAAATTCGATAAGTAGCAAAGAATTACTGCTAAAAATATACACCATTCTTCTACGGCTTCGTTACCTTAGCTTTGACCTTTTTACCGTCAGTATTCTTTTCGttatcttggccatcatcatcatcatcttcctctTCGTTGCAAttttcactctctctttcATCATCTCCACCATAGTCCTCTCCATCCTCGTTATCGTCGTCCATCAGTAGATCTTTCGCGTATTCTAGAGTGGTTTCTTGATCAACCATACTGCACACTGAATACACAGTCTCTTCTGCTCTGCGCTAACTTCTGGTGAACAATAAATTACTTcaatcgcgaaaaaaaaataagaatcGTCTTTTCCGAAAGATCGCTTTCAAAAGAGAtgaacaaatttaaaataattccaaacACATCTGGTAACAAATGTAGCTACCACGAGAAAACGAAAGATTGTCAGATAAGCTtttttgaatgtattttttacgacgtttcaaacacaaaaattgACACACAAATTATTCAGTAGAATAAAAATAGATGGATGATGCTCTTCTCACTCTCTTTTTGGCGTAACGTCCTAGAAATGGCTACTAGATTCATTTTACCacatagccggatagtcaatccttgcCTCGGGGGATTGGGTCCGGGTAGGATGTTGGTCCAGtctccgttcgtgtgaagaccgatgCCTcaaccatcatgccaccgggggTCGCCCCTGGTGGTGCTATGTACATTGCAACATATCTATCCATTGCAATCCTCTGCATGGAGTTGCATATTAGCCAAGCTGTCAAACTGCGCTCCACACAAGGGGCAAGAGTATGCTCCGTCGCTTTGTAACTGGGCAGTAGTGGTCGTGAAAGGATTCGATTCCAGACTGAAAAAGACAACAGATTAGCGAAAAAAGGCTTGGTGTTCCTGGCAGCAATTTCTCTTACATCTGTATTGCCCGTTTCAGTTCAACTATTTTATCATTCGAAGCACCTAAGCGTaggttgattttttgtttttcattttctgtcGCGTTTAGTTCTTGCTTCAGTTTCGTATTTTGAAGCTTCACCTCCTTTATCTGCTCTGCTGTTGTTTGTAAATTGTCGCTCAGCTAAAGATACAACAACAGATAGTTAGCAAGAACTAATTTTATCTCACCATAAGGATCTATACACCTTATGAACACGATCAGTAAGGTCGGTGTTTTCTGTTGTTGATTGTTGCAAGCTTTCCTTGAGTTTGGCCAATTCCATACGATACGATTCCTCCTGCTGCTCCATCTTCTGCTTCAAATTTTCTTTAGTTTTCGAAACACTTTCCAAatctacgaaaaaaaaatacagtttcAAATTCTATTTGCCATAATTAAACAATCTTTATACCATTCTTTAATCGACACGATTCTTCCACTTGGTTTTGGTGCGTTAATTTCatctaaaaaaataattaaaatgaacaGAGATTTGCAATAAACGATGTTCACCTTTTGTCTTCACCTGTTTTAATGAATCCGTGGCATTTTTAAGCTCCGTTTGAAACCGATTGACTTCATTCCGATGCTTCTCGCTTTGTGATTCCAAGCGGAACGTCAAATCTTGTTGTAGTTTTTGCACATCATGTAATTCTTAACAACATAAAATGAGAGAGAAGACGTTGTACAGGATGGAAGGAAACTTCTTTTCTTGTTGCTACGAACCTCCCTTGAGTCGATCATTATCGGCCTGTAATGCATAACATTGTCCCTCCATCTGTAAACATAATTAGATTAGTGTGTTTTCTGCGGAATTCTGTGGATCTCGCTTTCCTAAACATACCTTCGAAAGCTctgacaattttttttctaaacgaATACATCCTAAAAGTACAAAACATGGATTACCGAAATCAACTTTAATTGTGCTAATCGTTTAAAAAGGCCTACCGTCAAGAAATTTGCTCGCAAGTTTTTGAAGTTCTTTGTTATCCTTTTCCAGCTGTacaaaagaagaagatgagTAATTTCAGCAGTTATTCCGTGAGTAGTGGTTCCGTGGTTACGTAcacttttaattttcttcgcaTCGGGCGATGAAGATTCGTCATCACGCTTCTTATCGGGTGTTTTCTGCGCTTTAGTACCAGATGTACCGGCGTTTTGATCCGTTTTTTGCGCTTGCTGCTCT
Protein-coding sequences here:
- the LOC128304186 gene encoding optineurin-like is translated as MASQKIRERAETALEYAKDLLLDDENEDEDDMFEDDENESENCSKEQDDDGDGKPEAEDEKCKESKSDKDPKGKKSSKGMAKKAKRLMDIVMDPFGSKFQWKINFNLGVNASNQKEQQAQKTDQNAGTSGTKAQKTPDKKRDDESSSPDAKKIKSLEKDNKELQKLASKFLDGCIRLEKKLSELSKMEGQCYALQADNDRLKGELHDVQKLQQDLTFRLESQSEKHRNEVNRFQTELKNATDSLKQMKLTHQNQVEESCRLKNDLESVSKTKENLKQKMEQQEESYRMELAKLKESLQQSTTENTDLTDRVHKLSDNLQTTAEQIKEVKLQNTKLKQELNATENEKQKINLRLGASNDKIVELKRAIQILESNPFTTTTAQLQSDGAYSCPLCGAQFDSLANMQLHAEDCNG